CAGACGACGAGCAAGCGAACCATTACAATGGAGTCAAAATTATTAGGCTGGCTCACAGACAGCACGTTACACAACCTTCTAAGTGAAGATGACTGTTGCCATTGTTTTCGAATTAAGTTTTTACTAAAATGGCAATTTTTTTAGTTCGACTTCAAAAACTGTATTGGCGTTTCCTTCTCAGCGCATGCCTTTTAATCTACTGTCTGCAACAACGACAAAACATAGGTGCTTCATTAGAATGACCGACATTTTTGTAGTGAACAAAGCCCTCGCTAATGCGGTTGTCCTTTCTTGGCATTCTTTCTGTAACTTTCATAAAGGCCCATATAAAATCGATTAAGACATGAAAATCAGCAGCGAGATGGCGGTCAACACTGTCGAAACATTAATCGATAACGTGCCCAACAGGAACATTGAAACCGGCAGGAATATTACACTATAGAAACAATAAATGAGGAGGTCCTCAGCGACGGGATGGAAACCAGCAGAGTACGTTGCGAGCGCTGGACCGACGAGCAATACGCAGTTCATGCATCAGCCCAACGTTGGCTCTAGTCTGGACATCGTAATGGTTCCCGAAGCAACCATGATGCCACAAAGTTTGCCGTTTCAAGTAGCTCCAGTGGCCACTATCAGCGTGAAATCCTTGTCAAAATTCCAACGCTAGGAGAAAGAATGTATAGAAAGTATTTTTTGTAAATCGTCCTTCGACAATTATGTGCTTATTTTTGTAACATGGCGACGCATGAGCTTATGGCGAAAGTCGGAAGTGATTCGAACTCAAGAAGCACTTACAAGGGGCAGGCTTTTTATATCAAATGCCACCAAATGGCAAGTGAGTTCTGATCAAAATTCGCAAAAATGTGGAAGTTTCATGTAAGGTAAAAAAATTGGCACTATATGGACTTTAGCGAAAAACTACTAAAAAATATAGAAACCCACCCGCAGCTTTCTTGGAAAGCAACCTTCAAAGCTGAAGGGAAGTTTGTCCAGGTCAGAGAATAGAATCggagaccaacgcctttccgagTCGGTCGCTCTAACATCTAAGCAAATGAGGAGTCTAGCACATTGCAAGGAGACGTCGAATTGATGAGCAAACTGTAGCTTCCAGACAGCAAATACGACAACTTAATTCGAGGAAAACGTACAAACGTGCAAGAAGTAATTATCATAAAAGAGGACGGAACTGCAAAGAAATCGTTTTCTTGTTACAGGAAAGGCGGATGTCAGTGTTACCTTTGTCCAAATATTGCAGCACCCGTTGAAGGTACGAAGATGGGTGGCATGGGGAAAAGTACGGGTGTCTATCACTCGAACACAACCGCGTCAGGAAGCACCAGTGCAAATATTATGGACAGAGAAGTGTCTAAAAAACCACTGAAGAAACCTTCTTAAAGGCCGTTTGTGCCAAATTTCATGCATAAATGCGAATAAACATCATCGTACGCTCAAATATTGATGTAATAACACTATGGATCAGGACTGTTTCAGTCCATATTGCTAGAACCTTTCTCTAGTGGGAGTTATCGGTAACCATCACCGGTTTTAGAAGAAAATAAAGTACGCCAAGTTCCATGCACACATTGGATGAAATAACAGTAACAGGCACAAATGGTAGTGGTATTGCAGAGTTGCCAACAGCGTCCACCCCGTGAGATGCGCTCCAGACGGAAGCTCGGCACGCGCAGTGTCCTTGTGGATGCATGCCTCGTTGGTCGCCCAAGCGGCCACTCGACTCGGCGCCTTCGCCCTTTTGCAAGCGTCACCGTCActttcgtcgggagcgtcgtgccTCCGAACGTGCGACTCTTCAAGCAGCTACGCGCCGTTCGTGCCCGTCTGCCCCGGCCACTtcagtgcgaccgctgcggcgtcttcggccatgacggcgccacctgtttccgcgacgcccgctgcctccgctgcggtGACTCGCATCCTACAGGAGACTGCCCCGCTGAGAAGCCACGCTGCCTAAATTGCGGTGGTCGACACCTTTCAACAGAGCCGAGCTGccccgagtggcagcgcgagaggaAGGCGGCCGTGTTGTTGTCTTCGTCTGAGCGGCCCCTCTCGAGGAAAAAAGCGCTTGAGCTGGCCGGCACTACATCGTGCgagccgcatacagccgctccgCCGACGTCTGCTCGCTCGCCGCAGGGTCGATCCTACAGTGACGTCCTTCGTGGCCGCCACACGCAGACGGCCGCCCCTGAGCCATTGCGCGGCAAACAAACCGCTCCGAGCAGCGACCCCAGGGACGCGCTCATAGCCGCTCTCGCggctgcactccgtgccctgctcgttcagtgcccagctatcgacggcaacgtccgacagatgtgcgacgcggctctcgccgcgcaggaagctCTGCTTCACCACGACTAGGCGCGTCACCGCGCCTCATAAGCGAATGTAAACAACTTGCCCTCGCGCACTGTTTGGGCAgccgccgccgcgtctctttcacccttctttcaattccctttccctattgtgcagcgcggttgaggtgtcctcacctgagagacagttactgcgctgcactttaccccaatttttcttccctccaacaagaatctctctctcgcCCTTTTGCGGAAATAAGTGTAGGGCGACGGAACGGATCATTGGCCGCCGTCGCGTCCTCCTACGTGGGATTCCTTTATGAACTCGAGCATCAGGTATCGCCTCGCGAGGTTCCAACAATCCTCGTTCTCGCTGTCCAACTGCAGACGGGAATCCTCGCCACACTGGTAGCACGGCACGGCGTTTGACGACGCCGGCTGTTAGCACGACGGCGTCCATGTCCTGAAAGCTCCTGACGGCCTCTCAAATCATGGCGGCCGCCTCAGCCGCACTGACCGACGACAGCTGGGCAACCTGCTTTTGGAGTGCGCTGAGATGCTGGGCTCGTTTCAGCGCTTTGACCGAGGAGCAGCAGCAAGGTTTTGGACGTTCCTAAAATCAATATCAGAATAAATATGTGACATCAATTTTGATATATTGAAGCGTTGTGCCTTCGTATCACGTGACGTCTCGGCTGTTTTCCGCATGTCGCTCGTCCACTCGATCGACGTTCTTGCGACGCACTTGGCTTCACCGTTTCCGAATGGAGAGGAAGAGTGAGCGTGACTTCGAAAAAACATGGACATAATGTGTCGAAGCTGATTGTGGATGTCAGGCGATAGCATCCCCTTATACCTGCAGAGATACAGTGCTAAGGACGCTTGTTAGTTAGCAATAACAGATAAGGCCGTAAGTCCTGTGGTTGCTGTGTCATTGCAGTTCTTTCATGATTTCGCGCTCTGCAAATTTAACTCCTTTCGAGGGCATGTACCGTGCGTTGGGgtatgaagatcggtccaccaaGTCACAGCCTATGATTGCACTGTTTTCGAAATTAGCCCACGTTACACGGACAGATTACTTAGCCGACGTAAAGTCGTGAAAAAAGGAAACATAGAATTAAAGAGAGGTTCGATTTCAATATACGCCTTCAGACTCGCATAATACACCCGCGTGGATATGCTCGTCACCGTGCCGAATTCACGTCTCCTGTTCGATTTCACTTAAGTGACCAGAGCCCGAGTTTGCGCGGCACGAAATGAGGTGCTCTTACGTCAAATGCAAGCGGGCGTTCAAACGATTATACACTTGTGCTTCAAACTTGGTTCCACCTCTTTATTATAATATCGGGTACAACAACAGTAGATGTTTCAACATCTTGAAATGTTCCCGGCAAAAGTTTCGATTATTCAATTATTCGACGAAAAACCCTGCATCGAAATCGGTCAATTGATTAATCGTGAAAATAATGAATGAATAATCCTTATGCGAAGGAGAATTAATTCACCATCCGTATCTTTCGGTGCCAGCGCGGCCCCGTTGGAAAAAACGCAACGGCACAACCCTCTATGATATATAATATCTTTTCAACGCAAATGGCACGGGCTCCACCTGACTTTTACGTCTCAAGGCCAGGCCACACGCATTAACATCAAGAAACTTCATCAAGAAACCGGTAATGTAACCATCACCGCCACAAGTAGCTCCCATGCCGACACAGAAGTGGCATTTCCTGCACGTCGCTCTTCCACCTACCAACAGGCACCCCACCCGACAGCCCGAAAGAGGCAGGCAGTGTGTTATGTACTACACTAAAGATGCTCTCAAGCATTCTAACACACTCTGCTTCAATGCAGACGCCAGCCTACCAAACAAAGGTGCAGCCAGAGGAGTTGGAAACCATCATGGACATACGATTATGAAGTCTATAGAAGCGATAATTGACCGTGACCAGGCCGAAATTGAGGCGGTAGTGGATGCCCTGAACGCCTCCCACACCTCCTTCCCTCGACTACTTCCATATTTTTTGCAGACTCCATGGAGACAGTGAGGCGTCTAGAAAATGACAACTTGATAGCTTCCATGACCTCACACTTCACGGAGTGCGTATCTTATCCCATAGAGATAACGCGAGCACCAGGCAACGCTGCATTGCCAGGTCATGACAGAGCTGACCAGCTTGCCCgcagaactctttaccagacgcCTTGCATTGGGCAGCAGAGTGTCTACATCGATCCCCCACCCTTCAGATACCGTCGCAAGCGTCGTCGGCTCCCTCCTCTCAAGCCATCCCTCACGAGACGACAGGAAAGATTGATCCGACAGGCTCAAACGAGCCCGTTGCGTAATACTGCGAGGCGCCatacaatattgttacgcgaaggaggagtcagacgagcaactatttacagggtATAAATACAACAGCGGTTGTAGCGCTGACCGAtgagattcacagcgcgagcccagttcattCTTCTTCCTATTTTCACCAGTGATGGGGCCCACGTGCCTCGTTCAagcaatcaaataccacacgcgtgtagcataattcCCCGGTAGCAGAAGAGACGTCCTGGAGCGTCTAAacgtcatcactgggagggtgatactgcttcagtcgtgtaacgtgcacgatatcagtggactgggaagcagatggggcgtcaggggcgatctcgtaggtgacgggagtcacggcacgaaatactcggtatgggcctgtgtaccgagacaggagtttttctgccAGACCAACCTGACGCGACGGATACCACagcagcaccaaagaaccaggccaGAAGTGTActtctcggtgtcgccggtcggtcgtacaaacgcctttgactcccTTGGGATATCAGAAGGCAGTCACGGGCAATTTCgattgcgtgggcacagcgggagATGGCGTCAAATGCATATTCACtagtcggtgccgcgtgaacagggagggttgtgtcgagagGCAGTATTGGTTCTCGGCCGCACAGAAGGAAAAGTGGGGAATaaccagctgtgtcgtggcgcgaggaattacaAGCAattgtgacaaacggtagagcgaggtcccagccagtgtggtctgaagaggacatatttcgcgagcacgtctgtgagagtgcgattgagacgctctgTGAGGCCATTTGTTTACGGATGGTATGGCGTGGAAAGCTTGTGCCTCGTGGTACAAGACATCAGGATGTCCGCAAttacttttgataggaatgtgcgtctacggtctgtgagaagttgtcgcggagctccacgtaataaaatcacgtcgcgtagaagaaaatcggcggcatctgtggcgcagcttgtaggaagcgctcagGTGATGGCGCAGCGcatggcgtaatccgtggccacagtgATACACCTggtcccagaggtagaaagaggaaaaggtaCGAGTAAGTCCAAACCAcgatattcttacaccgtggtctaaaccaacccgaaagaatggtatCGCGGGAACgccgagtggttgaaggtacccagcagggagcgttgATGGTGTCTTGCCTCGCTGgcaaagaagcgtcggcggatcctgTCGTatgtacgtgacacacccaggtgaccggcagtggggaggtctgTGCTCGGAGCCagcgcacgcagcctctccagccaCTCCGCAAGCCGCCTGGCCGTCCATCCACAGCGAGAACTATCCAAGCATCGTGCGTCGCGAGCGTTGTGCCGCAGCGCCGAGCAGGTCCGGTAATCCGGCAAacgcaggcgagctgggcgtttcgacggatgggcggaggcgtaaactaaACTTGCACGTTGAGCCTTGTTGGTATATCATGAAGGTGTCAAAAGGCGTAGCGCATCAGAACAGGGCAAAAGAAGAACGATTAATTCGATTAAGAAGTGTAGCGATTAATTGTTGCTGTGTATGCTCTTTCTGTGACATGCTATAGAAAAAACTTTAACAATATTGGCAACTATTACGAAGAATATTTGTTCATCATTAAGTTGCAAAAATTAGCGGTGACGTCACCTAGATAGCCAACCGGGTTTAGTTAGCCAAGCTCCCCAAACCAACGTTTTCCCCAAACTCACATCAATTGGGCTGAAAACTCAGGAGAGCGGCGTCGCTGCGATCGGTAGCGGTTCACCTCTTTATTACctcataataaattacacgctttacgctgACTGCTTAAATGCGTCCCTtgatgatcagaaggacctaccctaacgactccGTACCATTGTCCAAAATCGTCagaatcgtttcagggtcccttcaattttattttcttaaGCATTTCTTCTCGTCTTTATGACTGAATCGAGCCTTTTTTCTTTCACGTTTATCAGTCTTAGATATCGCTTTGATTATCTGCAGTAGCCTATCCCACACTCGACTAGCTTCCAACTCTCAACAGTTATTCTGCCTCTTTAAACCTCCCGCAATCAGGTACttcttcatcattatcatcagcatcactaccaccaccatcatcatcagcatcatcataatcatagcACTTATCATCCTCGTCGTCGCTGTAGTCATCATCAGAATACCTGACGCTACACCAATGAAAATCCCCGTGGTTTCGTCAGGCAGACAGCCTCGCTGTTAACGAAAAAAACTTGTTTTAGCGCGGAGATGGAACCCACGGCGCCGCCGCGTTTTTTAGGCTAGTTGCACACAACTTTTTTTTCATCGCTACTTTGACGCTTTAGTCTTCCTAACACTATTGATTCAGAACATAAAACAAAAGACACGACTACTGATTCTCGTGCtaaggacgacgacgaagaagtaATCTACAGGGCGTCGGCGGTGGAGTCTGAGCGTCAAAAACAACGTCAGAATTTCACTGAGAAACAAGAACAAGACTCAACAAGTGCAACAGTAAGCTAGAAACATCGACTGGCGTCTCTGGTGAGTGCCAAGTGCGTGCGTGTTCGCGAAAGGCTCGAACCGCCGAACAAGGGAGAATAGCGAGTGCTTCGGATGGTCTCTGTGATCCCCGCGAATGCGAGCCGGCCGATTTCTGAGGCCACTATTCCACCAAGTCCACCAAGTCAATCTCTTTCGTCAACCGAGCTGCGAGCTCATCTGCCTCACGTCACGAGGCAAATTATACGTAAATTCTGAGCACTTGCACTAACAAGGCATATCATTCAACTTATAGCATTCTGCTTGATGGCACATTCGAATGCTCCTTTTCCGGGCACCCCTGCGAACAATCAGTGGTCCTTTAAAAATGTCGGCTTTATCGTGGCAATAATACTATTATGGCGCGTTACGATAGTGTTAACAAGTCCGGAGTAATGTGACTATAAAGTCATTTGTGTGCGTAGTTCAGCTTCATTGTCGTTTTACGCGACCATGGAAACGCTTTGGAAGCGCTCTCAAAGGTCTGGTCTAATCTGCCATTAATGTGCACAATTGTCTGCTATACCCATTTGCTGGTTGGTCTCAACGTCTTTTTAACAGCCGCACAAAAAGCTTCGGCTATTCTTTCGCTCTGGGGGCTCGCGTAGTGGCCATCGGCAACAAAATAAAGCACAAGCTCTGAGCGCCTAGCTCTGTGTCACCAGCGTAAGGCTAGCTACCCGCGGTGCAATCTGCAGTGAATGCCTGCCGATAGTCGGAGCACAAAGCACGATGCAAGAGCGTAGAGTGAACGATGACAAAATTGCATGGACCGCGAACTGGACGGGAATACCTGCCGCCTACGTGAGAAGGTGAGGGAGAGAATGCTTGACGTCACATTCAAACATCGCTTCCCAACACCCTTTGCGCCTAAGACAAGCCGTGACGGCGAAGAAGAAGGTCCGGGGAACGAGCCAAATAATGCACCACTTTAAGGGTAAACAGTTGGTATAGCTTAAATTTAATGCGTCAGCACGCATGATCGCTTTCAACGCATGATCAAGACGCATGCTCATGATTGCTTTTGGAAGAGCTACCCATTTGTCCTTGCAGGTCCAATGGCAAGCGGTGAAACCCCAAGGCAGTTCCCGATGACGACTGGTCGGGCAGATTCGTTGAATATGTGCGACGTCGGCTTGGCAGACATCGAAGGAATAAAGGGCTTCTTCTCGGGCCATGCCGTTGACCACGCGTCACCTTGCACTGCGACTGAGCACGGAGCGTGTCATATCGTTcgacacctcacagtgtggaacGAAGTGCTTTCGCAAGCCAAGCTAGAACTGAGAGAAACCCCGCGAACGCGCAGCGGGTTGACCGTAGCGAGTATCGACTGCCCGTACATTAAGGACCACTCGCTGGACACACTCCACCGGGTCGCCACGCTGCTGCACTGCCTCGTCAAGAAGCATCACTGCGTGACGCATGTGGACGTCACGATGGGAAGGCTCAACGTGTACGACGAGCTCCTGTGCGACGCCCTCCGTGGAAACCAGTTCGTCGAGTCACTCAAGTTGCGGGACTCGTTCAGCAGTGGTCTCGGCCCCCACAGTAACTTCTGCGCGGTCGTCCCGACCCTGCCAAACTTGAAGCACTTCGAGTGCACCAGTGATGCGGAGTGCCGGCGGTGTTTTCTGGACGCCCTGACGTCCCTCCTGTTGACGACGAGGTCCCTCACGTCTCTCCATGTTCCAAATGTAATCATGAAATGGAGGGCTACAAATGCATTCTTGACTGCGATCATGGCGTGCTCAACCCTAAGGGAGCTATCGATGAACATTGCATTCGAGGTCTACGCCGAGGAAGAAATTTGCGCTACCTTCGCGGAGTACCTGAAGAGTTCGACTGCTTTAACGATGCTGACCTTTGTGGGAGGCGGCTGCCTTTCCAGCACTCAGATGCAGTTGATACTACGAGGAATCGAGAAAAACAGGACGATCACCAGACTAGACTTCGGGGCAGCGTCCGTGTCGGATCGATGTTTCGAAGCCGTAGATAAAGTTTTTGCAAGAAATACGACGCTGCGCAGTATTCACATTGCGGCCATCTGTCATGACCTCTACAGTTTTGACCAACTGAGGGGTGTCTTCGTTTGGGATGTCTGGTTGACATCCCTCACAGAGAATGAGACGCTTCAAGAACTTACACTGCCATTCAGCATCTGGAGGCCACAGACGTGGGCTCTGTTCTTTAGAGCGCTTTCGACGAAGCACAGTCTAAAGCATGTGACCATAGACGGGGTCCCCAAGGATGCCACCACCTTGCAGCAAGTCTGCGAGGCCTTAAGAGAAAGTGGCGCAGAGGAGAAGGTCGTTTTTGCACCAAAGTTGGGGGCTTCCTGCTATCGGCACGATTTGCATTTACTCAGGTACCATTGTTTCCGCGACGTCATCGCCTCACAGGCTGATGACGGAGCCGATGCTCCGCCGCTTGGCAGGCTTCTGCACCAGCTGTGTTCGCTGAACCACGTGACATCGCTGACTGTGACTATTGATCCTGGCACGTACAGGGAGGACCTGTCGTCTGCTCTGGCGGACTATGTTGGAACCACCACCACGCTCAAGAAACTGCGGCTGATCTCGGTGTCTGTTGCCGACCCGGCGAATGAAACGGACCTAGTTTGGACGGCCGTGGTAGAGTCGTTGTCAAGGAACAGCAGCTTAGCAGAGCTGTGCGTCAGCGCGACATGCATGCCTGAGGACGACTCTGAGCGCATGGCTGATTTCGTCAAGCGCAGTGAAAACATACGAAGGTTCTCCGTTTCGGTACAAAACAGCTGGCACTCGGCGTGGTTCGTGAGTCGCTTGTCAGACGGCATATTTCGCAACTACAGCCTTCTAAAACTCGAATTTCCTGGCTACATGAACAAGGACTCGTTTGCCATCTGGGACACGGCGCGGAGGAACTCCCGCCTGGTGGCCAGTGCTTCGCAATTCCTAGCAGGAGGAGCTAATCCTGACAAGTAAGTACTAATAGTGAAACTGCAGCTCTTCGACACAAATACTAGCAAGACTCGTGTCGGGAAGAATAAcgcgtgctcttttttttttaattttgatcaTTTCTTTTAGACCTGCCGTTTAACCCTGCCATTGAAATGTCCGAATAATCGCGCCGTTCTTATTAAGACTGCTCGTTGGCTGATCCACTATCGCTTATAGCGCTCGCTATTAGCCGGCGGAACAGCTGCTTAGAAACAAATGCGGACAACCTCTTGAAACAGCCCTAACGAGGTCGCCACTTAATCCTGGATTGGGCCAAAGGGAGCCGAGGTTAGCTAAGAAAGTGCTTCAGGAAGTGATGCGTTTGCTCCTTTTTGAAACATAACGCCTCAATGTATCCACTAGACACATACTTTCGATTTTTAATTCTCTTTCTTATCCTGAGCACAGCATTTCATTACGAACCCTACAGAGGTGCTACTCCAGCAACTTCCTTCGTATGACTGCATCGGCTCGACCACGCTTTAACACATGTTATCACTGCTATTGTATCGCGGTGAAATCTTTTCTTGAGTTTAGCGACTTCGACTAGATGTAAACCTTTCCCGGCACGCATCGCGTTTTCGACAGGACCACTGCGGCGGCGCTGGAGCGGGTCTTGCGGCACCGAGCTCTTCTGGAGGAACTTGCCGAAGTCCAGTCCATCAGCGAGGACGAGGCAGCGGCCGCTCTCCGAGACGAAC
Above is a genomic segment from Dermacentor andersoni chromosome 8, qqDerAnde1_hic_scaffold, whole genome shotgun sequence containing:
- the LOC140219902 gene encoding uncharacterized protein, coding for MASGETPRQFPMTTGRADSLNMCDVGLADIEGIKGFFSGHAVDHASPCTATEHGACHIVRHLTVWNEVLSQAKLELRETPRTRSGLTVASIDCPYIKDHSLDTLHRVATLLHCLVKKHHCVTHVDVTMGRLNVYDELLCDALRGNQFVESLKLRDSFSSGLGPHSNFCAVVPTLPNLKHFECTSDAECRRCFLDALTSLLLTTRSLTSLHVPNVIMKWRATNAFLTAIMACSTLRELSMNIAFEVYAEEEICATFAEYLKSSTALTMLTFVGGGCLSSTQMQLILRGIEKNRTITRLDFGAASVSDRCFEAVDKVFARNTTLRSIHIAAICHDLYSFDQLRGVFVWDVWLTSLTENETLQELTLPFSIWRPQTWALFFRALSTKHSLKHVTIDGVPKDATTLQQVCEALRESGAEEKVVFAPKLGASCYRHDLHLLRYHCFRDVIASQADDGADAPPLGRLLHQLCSLNHVTSLTVTIDPGTYREDLSSALADYVGTTTTLKKLRLISVSVADPANETDLVWTAVVESLSRNSSLAELCVSATCMPEDDSERMADFVKRSENIRRFSVSVQNSWHSAWFVSRLSDGIFRNYSLLKLEFPGYMNKDSFAIWDTARRNSRLVASASQFLAGGANPDKTTAAALERVLRHRALLEELAEVQSISEDEAAAALRDELRSFEGMHEFMRIAGVVKERVTCHRREDGCTQLDDLNEHCWIAIRRCLALDDVVDECAQSEPNRV